In Drosophila nasuta strain 15112-1781.00 chromosome 2R, ASM2355853v1, whole genome shotgun sequence, a single genomic region encodes these proteins:
- the LOC132785560 gene encoding uncharacterized protein LOC132785560 → MSEASTSGRSHSEDLSSNNCRLQEVLKTCANIQSLESLYPCPQPDSDFNDVYFTTPTVEDKMISPNPYSLSGFISNSSCATSEDAFTDIVLEDDNRISLAYENLCTIPRRLADKFAAQTKFLDLSHNNFQNLKFLSFFEDLHTLILDRNGNLDVNTLPYLPNLKILWINNCDICNITDWIHRIERRCPALEQLSCMGNPGIQTVFKNHGPATAETYARDYILQVLPNLKYLDGVPRYGYGEQDHTMENGRRTAASSSCASMAGHGQESTSTSEKPHRGSKGASPTLSFKEFFRVKPAKKLHTRNGNGSSTN, encoded by the exons ATGTCTGAAGCATCAACATCTGGACGATCACACTCGGAAGACCTTTCTAG caacaactgtcGTCTGCAAGAGGTGCTGAAAACGTGTGCCAACATTCAGTCACTGGAATCGCTTTATCCGTGTCCGCAACCCGATAGCGACTTTAACGACGTGTACTTCACTACGCCGACTGTGGAGGACAAGATGATCTCACCCAATCCGTATTCACTGAGTGGATTCATATCCAACAGCAGCTGTGCGACCAGCGAAGATGCCTTCACCGACATTGTGCTGGAGGATGACAATCGCATCTCGTTGGCCTATGAGAATCTATGTACAATTCCAAGACGATTGGCGGACAAGTTTGCAGCACAGACCAAGTTCCTTGACTTGAGTCACAACAATTTTCAGAACCTCaagtttctttctttctttgagGATCTGCATACGCTCATCTTGGATCGCAATGGTAATTTAGATGTGAACACACTTCCCTACCTGCCCAACCTCAAAATATTGTG GATAAACAATTGTGATATTTGCAACATCACCGATTGGATACATCGCATAGAGCGACGCTGTCCGGCACTGGAGCAGCTTTCCTGCATGGGCAATCCGGGTATTCAAACCGTATTCAAAAATCACGGACCCGCCACAGCTGAAACCTATGCTCGCGACTATATACTCCAAGTGCTGCCAAATCTCAAGTATCTGGACGGTGTACCGCGTTATGGTTACGGCGAGCAAGATCACACCATGGAAAATGGACGTCGAACTGCCGCCTCATCCTCATGTGCGTCCATGGCTGGACACGGACAAGAGTCCACGAGCACCTCGGAGAAGCCACACAGAGGCAGCAAAGGTGCATCGCCC
- the LOC132786214 gene encoding uncharacterized protein LOC132786214: MTGSVHDPKWSLERRESSGHLVWRKESPSSKVRFRFDVEVLEFEKHPNEELDHTDDHFSITNLSTTVALCATCVAVVAASVFLPWYLMEKVGSL; the protein is encoded by the exons ATGACTGGATCAG ttCACGATCCGAAATGGAGCTTGGAGAGGCGAGAATCTTCTGGACATTTGGTCTGGCGCAAGGAGTCGCCATCGTCAAAGGTTCGTTTTCGATTTGACGTTGAAGTGCTGGAATTCGAAAAGCATCCCAACGAAGAGCTTGATCACACAGACGATCACTTCTCGATTACAAACCTATCAACCACAGTTGCTCTCTGTGCCACATGCGTAGCCGTTGTGGCAGCATCCGTATTCCTGCCCTGGTACCTTATGGAGAAGGTCGGTTCGCTGTGA
- the LOC132786716 gene encoding uncharacterized protein LOC132786716 encodes MGFKQENYYNSEERIWYGKPERTYFSKDQSIGEIIFREMKRHPKLIAQISDTENTILTRQELLLNSMRVASFMRKMGMVQTDIVGVIARNTTHMFAVAYGCFFNGIAFHSLNISYEESTIGKLFDITKPRLIFCDGDDYQKVKAATAHQNVMIVTMRNHHKDSISIDEVLATTVEDDFKPARLEQGINQTLAILCSSGTTGTPKAVTINNSHKIFNYNPLTTDDVQYTHSTLDWVTGLLTTVTSGVYSTTRVIADNPFDPARLLRAIEKYQITWLLQPPSQIAMIANCKEFDEANLQSIRCYMYGGGRTSIESQNSIRSRLQTDCMNMAYGFTELGTMVCMNNNFDQKPNSAGHVVEGFKLKILNEQNETLGPNEVGEICVNNGQHWSGYYGNPEESMKIKDSEGWFHSGDLGYVDDDGYLYVIERKKDMLKYQNIMYYPNEIEQIISQMPDVADVCVFGVWNQFNGDEAAAAVVKKPGSQIHAQDVVDFVQRHTDAKYKQLNGGAVIVDELVRSANGKTNRLGTKAYFLDIKDRN; translated from the exons ATGGGCTTCAAGCAAGAAAATTACTACAATTCAGAGGAAAGGATTTGGTATGGCAAGCCTGAACGTACATATTTCTCAAAGGACCAATCTATCGGCGAAATTATTTTTCGCGAGATGAAACGTCATCCCAAACTCATAGCTCAG ATTTCAGATACcgaaaatacaattttaacgCGTCAGGAACTTTTGTTGAACTCAATGCGAGTGGCCAGTTTTATGAGGAAAATGGGCATGGTTCAGACGGATATTGTGGGAGTTATAGCGAGAAATACAACGCATATGTTTGCCGTAGCTTACGGTTGCTTTTTCAATGGTATTGCCTTCCATTCGCTTAACATAAGTTACGAGGAATCAACAATTGGGAAACTTTTTGATATCACAAAACCACGTCTGATATTCTGTGATGGTGATGATTACCAAAAAGTAAAGGCAGCTACGGCACATCAGAATGTGATGATTGTAACAATGAGAAATCATCACAAAGACTCTATAAGCATCGACGAAGTTCTGGCCACAACAGTCGAAGATGACTTCAAGCCAGCTCGCTTGGAACAAGGCATTAATCAGACCCTAGCCATACTTTGTTCTTCGGGTACGACGGGAACACCAAAAGCAGTGACTATTAACAACAGTCACAAGATTTTTAACTATAACCC TTTGACCACTGATGATGTTCAGTACACTCACAGTACCTTGGACTGGGTCACTGGACTCTTGACAACAGTTACTTCAGGAGTATACAGCACAACGAGAGTTATTGCTGACAATCCCTTTGATCCTGCACGTCTGTTGCGGGCCATTGAAAAATATCAGATCACCTGGTTACTTCAGCCGCCCTCTCAGATTGCAATGATAGCCAATTGTAAGGAATTTGATGAAGCCAATTTGCAGAGTATTCGATGCTATATGTATGGAGGTGGTCGGACTTCTATTGAATCACAAAATTCTATTAGAAGTCGCCTACAAACTGACTGCATGAACATGGCATATGGTTTTACGGAATTAGGAACTATGGTTTGCATGAATAACAATTTCGATCAGAAACCTAACTCAGCAGGTCACGTAGTGGAAGGCTTTAAGCTAAAGATTCTCAACGAGCAGAACGAGACACTCGGTCCGAATGAGGTGGGAGAGATTTGTGTAAACAATGGTCAACATTGGTCAGGATATTATGGCAATCCAGAGGAGTCAATGAAAATTAAAGATTCTGAGGGATGGTTTCACAGTGGCGACTTGGGATATGTGGACGACGATGGTTACCTCTATGTTATTGAACGCAAGAAGGATATGCTCAAGTACCAGAACATCATGTATTACCCCAACGAGATCGAACAAATTATTTCCCAAATGCCCGACGTAGCcgatgtttgtgtgtttggtgtCTGGAATCAATTCAACGGAGACGAGGCGGCAGCTGCTGTGGTAAAGAAGCCTGGCTCCCAAATACACGCTCAGGATGTGGTGGATTTTGTACAACGCCACACAGATGCCAAGTACAAGCAATTGAACGGTGGTGCTGTCATTGTGGATGAGTTGGTGCGCAGtgccaatggcaaaacaaATCGACTAGGCACAAAGGCCTATTTCCTTGATATTAAGGATAGAAACTAA
- the LOC132785849 gene encoding uncharacterized protein LOC132785849 — protein MGFKQENYYNSEERIWYGKPERTYFSKDQSIGEIIFREMKRHPKLIAQISDTENTILTRQELLLNSMRVGSFMRKMGMVQTDIVGIIARNTTHIFAVAYGCFFNGIAFHSLNINYDESTIKKLYDITKPRVIFCDGDDYEKVKAATVHQNVIIVTMRNHHKDSISIDEVLATTIEDEFKPARLEQGINQTLAILCSSGTTGTPKAVTINNSHKIFSYCPLTIDDVQYTPSSLDWVTGLLTTVTSGVYSTLRVITDNLFDPARMLRMIEKYKITWLLQPPPHLAMIANCKEFDDANLQSIRCYMYGGSRTSIEAQNSIRSRLQTDCMTMVYGMTEVGIMAAINQNFDKKPNSAGRVVDGMKIKILNEQNETLGPNEVGEICVNNGQHWSGYYGNPEESIKIKDSEGWFHSGDLGYMDDDGYLYIIERKKDMLKYHNIMYYPTEIEQIISQMPDVAEVCVFGIWNQFNGDEAAAAVVKKPGSQIQAQDVVDFVQSHTDVIYKQLNGGAIIMDELVHSANGKTNRVGTKAYFLDIKDRN, from the exons ATGGGCTTCAAGCAAGAAAATTACTACAACTCAGAGGAAAGGATTTGGTATGGCAAGCCTGAACGTACATATTTCTCAAAGGACCAATCTATCGGCGAAATTATTTTTCGCGAAATGAAACGTCATCCCAAACTTATAGCTCAA ATTTCAGATACcgaaaatacaattttaacgCGTCAGGAACTTTTGTTGAACTCAATGCGAGTGGGCAGTTTTATGAGGAAAATGGGTATGGTTCAGACGGATATTGTGGGAATAATAGCGAGAAATACAACGCATATATTTGCCGTAGCTTACGGTTGCTTCTTCAATGGAATTGCCTTTCATTCGCTTAACATTAACTACGATGAGTCGACGATTAAGAAACTCTATGATATTACGAAACCACGTGTGATATTCTGCGATGGCGATGATTATGAGAAAGTTAAAGCAGCTACGGTACATCAAAATGTGATAATTGTAACAATGAGAAATCATCACAAAGACTCTATAAGCATCGACGAAGTGCTGGCCACAACTATCGAAGATGAATTCAAGCCAGCTCGCTTGGAACAAGGCATTAATCAGACCCTAGCCATACTCTGTTCTTCAGGTACGACGGGAACACCAAAAGCAGTGACAATTAACAATAGTCACAAGATTTTCAGCTACTGCCC TTTGACCATTGATGATGTTCAGTACACCCCCAGTAGCCTGGACTGGGTCACTGGACTCTTGACAACTGTCACCTCAGGAGTTTACAGCACATTGAGAGTTATTACCGATAATCTGTTTGATCCTGCACGTATGTTGCGTatgattgaaaaatataagatCACCTGGTTACTTCAGCCGCCCCCTCATTTGGCAATGATAGCCAATTGTAAGGAATTTGATGATGCCAATTTGCAGAGTATCCGATGCTATATGTACGGAGGTAGTCGGACTTCCATTGAAGCACAAAATTCTATTAGAAGTCGCTTACAAACCGACTGCATGACAATGGTATATGGTATGACGGAAGTGGGAATTATGGCTGCCATAAATCAGAATTTCGATAAGAAACCCAACTCGGCAGGTCGCGTAGTAGATGGCATGAAGATAAAGATTCTCAATGAACAGAACGAGACACTTGGTCCGAATGAAGTGGGAGAGATTTGTGTAAACAATGGTCAACATTGGTCAGGATATTATGGCAATCCAGAGGagtcaataaaaattaaagattcTGAGGGATGGTTTCACAGTGGCGATTTAGGCTATATGGACGACGATGGTTACCTTTATATTATTGAACGCAAGAAGGATATGCTCAAGTACCACAACATTATGTATTACCCCACCGAGATCGAACAAATTATTTCCCAAATGCCCGATGTGGCCGAAGTTTGTGTCTTTGGTATCTGGAATCAATTCAACGGGGATGAGGCGGCAGCTGCTGTGGTAAAGAAACCTGGCTCACAAATACAGGCTCAGGATGTGGTGGACTTTGTGCAAAGTCACACCGATGTGATATATAAGCAATTAAATGGCGGCGCTATCATTATGGATGAGTTGGTGCACAGTGCCAATGGTAAAACAAATCGTGTAGGCACAAAGGCCTATTTTCTCGATATTAAAGATAGAAACTAA
- the LOC132787127 gene encoding uncharacterized protein LOC132787127, translating to MLDLNGNPTTSYDARLKIWSGAKEQSYYNDDLTIGQIIFRQLQSEPQRIFQISHSENTRLTRSQMLVNAAKVSVYLRQQGFSKETHIVGILARNTTHLAALGYGCMFNGTTFHAVNPNLDERTICMLFDITKPQLLCCDAQDYDKMRNVAKVLGAKLLTIDGSIAGVKSILEVFKTTLPEDYKPESFERGIDRTLAILCSSGTTGTPKAVTLSNSRKIFEAHSYLSLNDVQYAPSTLDWLTGLISLITAGVFGTLRLISKEPFSPAHFLTMCEQHSISWAIVAASHIAMLANNPDVNAKQLRSLRHLLFAGGHTLVATLEKMRSYLRGDGILRNAYGMTELGTCVSCNYSTHTKPSSVGRLMPNVRMRVVSETGESMGPNAVGELYCEHGQHWSGYFGNAVATSEMRDTEGWFHTGDLGYFDEDNYLHIVERKKDMLKFVGMMYYPHEIEEVIAQMPQVAEVCVFGIWNEIEGDAAAASVVAKAGCQVNARNVQDFVAQKISVNYKHLHGGVQIVPVLAKSANGKVNRHAVKAAYLKSVEHN from the exons aTGCTAGATCTAAATGGAAATCCCACCACGAGTTACGATGCCAGGCTTAAGATCTGGTCCGGTGCCAAGGAGCAAAGCTATTACAACGATGATCTGACTATTGGTCAGATTATATTCAGGCAGCTGCAAAGTGAGCCTCAGCGTATCTTTCAGATTTCTCACAGTGAAAATACGCGTTTGACCCGCTCCCAGATGCTCGTGAATGCGGCCAAGGTAAGCGTGTATCTGCGACAACAAGGATTCAGCAAGGAGACACATATTGTGGGTATCCTGGCAAGGAATACAACCCATCTGGCTGCTCTAGGATACGGTTGCATGTTCAACGGCACCACTTTTCATGCCGTCAATCCCAATTTGGACGAGCGGACCATCTGCATGCTTTTTGATATAACTAAGCCGCAACTCCTTTGCTGCGATGCCCAGGACTATGATAAGATGAGAAATGTGGCCAAGGTATTGGGCGCAAAGCTGTTGACAATTGATGGCAGTATTGCAGGAGTAAAAAGCATCTTGGAGGTGTTCAAAACAACATTGCCAGAGGACTACAAACCGGAGAGCTTTGAGCGAGGCATAGATCGCACTTTGGCTATACTCTGTTCTTCGGGCACAACGGGAACGCCAAAAGCTGTTACTCTTTCGAATAGTCGCAAGATATTTGAAGCTCACAG CTATCTCAGCTTGAATGACGTGCAGTATGCACCAAGTACGTTGGATTGGTTGACGGGTCTCATCAGTCTCATTACGGCGGGTGTCTTCGGCACTTTGCGGCTGATTTCAAAGGAGCCATTCAGTCCAGCGCATTTCTTAACTATGTGTGAACAACACAGCATTAGCTGGGCTATAGTGGCTGCCTCACATATCGCCATGCTGGCGAATAATCCCGATGTGAATGCCAAGCAATTGCGCAGTCTACGACACCTGCTCTTTGCTGGCGGTCACACGCTTGTGGCGACTCTCGAGAAGATGCGCTCGTATCTGCGAGGCGACGGTATTCTACGGAATGCCTATGGCATGACGGAGCTGGGCACATGTGTGTCCTGCAATTACAGCACTCACACAAAGCCATCGTCGGTAGGTCGCCTTATGCCAAACGTTCGCATGCGTGTGGTAAGCGAGACGGGGGAATCGATGGGTCCCAATGCGGTAGGCGAACTCTACTGCGAGCATGGACAACACTGGAGTGGCTACTTTGGGAATGCAGTGGCAACTAGCGAAATGAGGGACACTGAGGGTTGGTTCCACACTGGTGATTTGGGCTACTTCGATGAGGATAACTATCTGCATATTGTAGAGCGCAAAAAGGATATGCTCAAGTTTGTGGGCATGATGTACTATCCACATGAGATCGAGGAAGTGATTGCCCAGATGCCACAAGTGGCGGaagtttgtgtttttggtatttggaATGAGATCGAaggcgatgctgctgctgcttcagtgGTCGCTAAAGCAGGATGTCAAGTGAATGCGCGCAACGTGCAAGACTTTGTGGCCCAAAAGATCAGTGTCAACTATAAGCACCTGCATGGCGGCGTCCAGATCGTGCCTGTTTTGGCCAAAAGTGCCAACGGCAAAGTTAATCGACATGCCGTAAAAGCAGCCTATCTAAAGTCAGTTGAACACAACTGA